A part of Capsicum annuum cultivar UCD-10X-F1 chromosome 6, UCD10Xv1.1, whole genome shotgun sequence genomic DNA contains:
- the LOC107873943 gene encoding NAC domain-containing protein 83-like encodes MSGEQEVDYDDQWKQDIPSGFRFAPTDAELLQYYLRRKVNGESIWPGIIHEVDVYECDPYHLQGISTEEEFTYFFTSRGRKHPNGSRTDRNTRDGKGYWKMTSKLTNVYADKNDISSYLGKKNTLVYFVKAPKGKKDPKTNWIMHEFELAQKKVDSPSTSSCPSQEKPFNDYVVCRVYNRQVKDKRETDEEKDLIDSLIGSKPVMTDHNNGEAAQVLPSTKRKFEPKNETITCDHPHAIAMGMNSNYFYASHELQAATMLSNTMTSNNFDDTLKAITSSSSQDIVAPGEGVLGVEGISDQVRAIVYQEYMCQQSPHIAEKQNSGLVDHVEIGANDAQEGPHNVTTRRVDEIDYDNISLGLANNMGPVTMGDLWERYFGS; translated from the exons ATGTCTGGTGAACAAGAAGTGGATTATGATGATCAATGGAAGCAAGATATCCCATCAGGTTTTAGGTTTGCTCCAACTGATGCAGAGCTGCTACAATATTATCTTAGACGTAAGGTGAATGGAGAATCTATCTGGCCAGGAATAATACACGAGGTCGATGTCTACGAATGTGACCCTTATCACCTTCAAG GAATAAGTACGGAAGAGGAATTTACGTATTTCTTCACAAGCAGAGGACGAAAACATCCAAATGGATCAAGGACAGACCGAAATACAAGAGATGGAAAGGGATATTGGAAGATGACGAGCAAACTCACTAATGTATATGCTGATAAAAATGATATTAGCTCATACTTAGGTAAAAAGAACACACTTGTTTATTTTGTTAAAGCCCCTAAAGGCAAAAAGGATCCCAAGACTAACTGGATAATGCACGAGTTTGAACTTGCCCAGAAGAAGGTGGACTCTCCCTCAACATCGTCTTGCCCATCTCAGGAAAAACCG TTCAACGATTACGTAGTATGCAGAGTTTATAACAGGCAAGTTAAGGACAAAAGAGAAACGGACGAGGAAAAGGACTTAATAGATTCTTTGATTGGGTCCAAGCCCGTCATGACTGATCATAACAATGGAGAAGCAGCACAAGTGCTACCATCAACAAAGCGAAAATTCGAGCCTAAGAACGAAACCATAACGTGTGATCACCCACATGCTATAGCCATGGGCATGAATTCGAATTATTTCTATGCTAGCCATGAATTACAAGCTGCTACAATGTTGAGTAATACGATGACATCTAACAATTTTGATGACACGTTAAAGGCTATTACTTCATCATCATCTCAAGATATTGTGGCACCGGGAGAAGGGGTGCTAGGAGTTGAGGGTATCAGTGATCAGGTTCGAGCAATTGTTTATCAAGAATACATGTGTCAGCAAAGTCCTCACATAGCGGAAAAACAAAATTCAGGACTTGTTGATCATGTGGAAATTGGAGCAAATGATGCACAAGAGGGCCCTCATAATGTGACAACTAGAAGAGTTGATGAGATTGATTATGATAATATTTCTCTTGGTTTAGCAAATAATATGGGCCCAGTTACTATGGGTGATCTATGGGAAAGATACTTTGGAAGTTGA